The following are encoded in a window of Pelecanus crispus isolate bPelCri1 chromosome 6, bPelCri1.pri, whole genome shotgun sequence genomic DNA:
- the LOC104037245 gene encoding LOW QUALITY PROTEIN: olfactory receptor 8I2-like (The sequence of the model RefSeq protein was modified relative to this genomic sequence to represent the inferred CDS: inserted 1 base in 1 codon), with translation MMDGENLTVLSGFILLGFSDAPELQTTIFTIFLSLYVLMVLGNLMMILLINADPQLHTPMYXFIDFCLSSAIVPKALETFLLGRSHISFLGCFAQVYFFLALFVCECFLLGVMAYDRYTAVCKPLLYATAMSRARCYGTMVLVYAAGFLTSLVHTVLVGRLSFCQARSINHFFCELPTLLQLSCSDVRANEILQVSNAGLNAVGSLLMILVSYTYILHTILQMPSARRRLKAFPTCASHLAAITIFYAPGMLTYGQTREACSRCQAKLVSACYTLLTPTLNPLIYSLRNKEVKGALRRLWVRKLVPHLSRI, from the exons ATGATGGATGGAGAAAACCTCACTGTTTTGTCCGGCTTCATCCTCTTGGGCTTCTCTGATGCCCCAGAGCTACAAACCACCATATTCACAATTTTCTTATCCTTGTATGTTTTAATGGTGCTGGGGAACCTGATGATGATCCTGCTAATCAACGCCGACCCCCAGCTCCACACCCCCATGT CTTTCATAgatttttgcctttcctccGCTATCGTCCCAAAGGCGCTGGAGACCTTCCTGCTGGGGAGAAGTCACATCtcttttttgggttgttttgccCAGGtctattttttccttgctctgtttGTCTGTGAGTGCTTCCTCCTGGGGGTGATGGCTTACGACCGGTACACGGCTGTGTGCAAGCCGCTGCTTTATGCCACCGCCATGTCCAGGGCGCGTTGCTACGGCACGATGGTGCTGGTGTACGCCGCGGGCTTCCTCACCTCCCTGGTGCACACCGTCCTGGTGGGGAGGTTGTCCTTCTGCCAGGCCAGGAGCATCAACCACTTCTTCTGCGAGCTGCCCACcctcctgcagctctcctgctctgaCGTCCGCGCAAACGAGATCTTGCAGGTTTCCAACGCTGGGCTTAACGCTGTGGGCTCTCTCCTGATGATCCTGGTGTCCTACACCTACATCCTCCACACCATCCTGCAGATGCCTTCGGCCAGGAGGAGGCTGAAAGCTTTCCCTACCTGCGCCTCCCACCTGGCTGCCATCACCATCTTCTACGCGCCGGGGATGCTCACCTACGGCCAGACTCGCGAGGCGTGCTCACGGTGTCAGGCAAAGCTGGTTTCTGCATGCTACACCCTCCTGACCCCCACCCTCAACCCCCTCATCTACAGCCTGAGGAACAAGGAGGTGAAGGGGGCCCTGAGGAGGCTGTGGGTGCGAAAGCTCGTGCCGCATCTATCCAGGATTTGA
- the LOC104037246 gene encoding olfactory receptor 5J3 — protein MAEGNHTMATQFILLGLTSEPKLQTPLFIIFLMIYLITLMGNLGLIALIKTNRRLHTPMYFFLCNLSVVDLCYSSVFSPKLLIGFLVEKKTISYSACFAQHFFFLVFVTTEVLLLAVMAYDRYIAICNPLLYAISMPKRVCTQLVAGSYLGGILNSLIQTCCLLPLPFCGPNVINHYFCDTNPLLKLTCSDDRLNELLLVTFNGAISMSVLFIIITSYAYIFFSILRIRSAEGRHKAFSTCASHLLAVTLFYVPAGLSHMQPGSKYSLEVEKVTAVFYTLVVPMLNPLIYSLRNKDVKEALRKATANHIFAGCLLTKLTPIG, from the coding sequence ATGGCTGAAGGCAATCACACCATGGCGACCCAGTTCATCCTCCTAGGACTGACAAGTGAGCCTAAGCTGCAGACTCCTCTCTTCATAATCTTCTTAATGATTTACCTCATCACCCTGATGGGCAATCTTGGGCTGATTGCATTGATCAAGACAAACCGCCGGCTGCACACTcccatgtacttcttcctctgCAATCTGTCTGTTGTTGATCTTTGCTACTCCTCCGTCTTTTCTCCAAAGCTGCTTATTGGCTTCTtggtggaaaagaaaaccatttcttACTCGGCCTGCTTTgcccagcatttctttttccttgtgtttgtgACCACAGAGGTGCTCTTGCTGGCTGTGATGGCATACGACCGCTACATAGCCATTTGCAACCCGCTGCTCTACGCTATTTCTATGCCCAAGAGGGTCTGCACTCAGCTGGTGGCCGGGTCATACCTAGGGGGGATTTTGAATTCGCTAATCCAAACGTGTTGCTTGCTGCCGTTGCCTTTTTGTGGACCCAATGTCATCAACCATTACTTCTGTGATACTAACCCTCTGCTGAAACTCACCTGCTCTGATGACCGCCTCAATGAGCTTTTGCTTGTAACCTTCAACGGGGCCATTTCCATGTCTGTGctcttcatcatcatcacctCCTACGCATACATCTTCTTCTCCATCCTGAGGATTAGGTCTGCCGAAGGCAGGCACAAAGCCTTCTCCACCTGTGCCTCCCACCTCCTCGCCGTTACCTTGTTCTACGTGCCCGCGGGGCTGAGCCACATGCAACCGGGCTCCAAGTACTCACTGGAGGTGGAGAAAGTCACCGCCGTGTTTTACACCCTGGTCGTCCCTATGCTCAACCCTCTGATCTACAGCTTGAGGAACAAGGACGTCAAGGAGGCACTTAGAAAAGCGACAGCAAATCATATTTTTGCTGGTTGCCTGCTGACCAAACTGACCCCCATCGGTTGA
- the FEN1 gene encoding flap endonuclease 1: MGIHGLAKLIADVAPGAIRENDIKSYFGRKVAIDASMSIYQFLIAVRQGAEVLQNEEGETTSHLMGMFYRTIRMVENGIKPVYVFDGKPPQLKSGELAKRTERRAEAEKHLQEAQEAGEENNIEKYSKRLVKVTQQHTDECKKLLTLMGIPYVEAPGEAEASCAILVKAGKVYAAATEDMDCLTFGSPVLMRHLTASETKKLPIQEFHLNRILQDLDLTWEQFVDLCILLGCDYCESIRGIGPKRAVELIKEHKSIEKIIQQIDTKKYPLPENWLHREAQKLFLEPDVVNPNTVELKWTEPNEEELVQFMCGEKQFNEERIRNGVKRLSKSRQGSTQGRLDDFFKVTGSITSAKRKEPETKGSAKKKAKTNNAAAAKTKKGK; the protein is encoded by the coding sequence aTGGGAATCCATGGCCTGGCCAAGCTTATTGCCGACGTGGCTCCTGGCGCCATCCGGGAGAATGACATCAAGTCTTACTTCGGCCGGAAGGTCGCTATAGATGCCTCCATGAGCATCTACCAGTTCCTGATCGCTGTGCGGCAGGGAGCTGAAGTCCTTCAGAATGAGGAGGGCGAGACCACGAGCCACCTGATGGGCATGTTCTACCGGACCATCCGCATGGTGGAGAACGGCATCAAGCCGGTTTACGTCTTTGACGGCAAGCCCCCGCAGCTGAAATCGGGGGAGCTGGCGAAGCGGACTGAGCGCCGGGCTGAGGCTGAGAAACACCTGCAGGAGGCTCAGGAGGCCGGAGAGGAAAACAACATTGAGAAGTACAGCAAGAGGCTGGTCAAGGTGACACAGCAGCACACTGACGAGTGCAAGAAGTTACTAACGCTGATGGGTATCCCCTACGTGGAGGCACCGGGAGAGGCCGAAGCCAGCTGCGCTATCTTGGTGAAGGCTGGGAAGGTCTACGCAGCTGCCACGGAAGATATGGATTGCCTGACCTTCGGGAGTCCCGTACTGATGCGGCATCTTACTGCCAGCGAGACGAAGAAGCTGCCCATCCAGGAGTTTCACCTGAACCGTATTCTGCAGGATCTAGACCTGACCTGGGAGCAGTTTGTGGATCTGTGTATCCTCCTGGGCTGTGACTACTGCGAGAGCATCCGTGGCATTGGGCCCAAGCGTGCTGTCGAGCTCATCAAGGAGCACAAAAGCATTGAGAAGATCATTCAGCAGATAGACACCAAGAAGTACCCTCTGCCTGAGAACTGGTTGCACAGAGAGGCCCAGAAGCTCTTTCTAGAGCCCGACGTGGTCAACCCCAACACCGTAGAGCTGAAGTGGACCGAGCCGAACGAAGAGGAGCTCGTCCAGTTCATGTGTGGGGAGAAGCAGTTCAATGAAGAGCGGATCCGCAACGGAGTCAAGAGGCTGAGCAAAAGCCGGCAGGGCAGCACGCAGGGCCGGCTGGACGACTTCTTCAAGGTGACGGGCTCCATCACGTCAGCCAAGCGCAAAGAGCCAGAGACCAAGGGGTCGGCAAAGAAGAAAGCCAAGACCAACAATGCTGCAGCCGCAAAGaccaaaaagggaaaatag
- the TMEM258 gene encoding LOW QUALITY PROTEIN: dolichyl-diphosphooligosaccharide--protein glycosyltransferase subunit TMEM258 (The sequence of the model RefSeq protein was modified relative to this genomic sequence to represent the inferred CDS: deleted 1 base in 1 codon) codes for MPRSRAPFRFRGGAGSGGSRGDVSERSGNRGLGDMELEAMSRYTSPVNPAVFPHLTVVLLAIGMFFTAWFFVYEVTSTKYTRDIYKELLISLVASLFMGFGVLFLLLWVGIYV; via the exons ATGCCCCGCTCCCGCGCTCCCTTCCGCTTCCGG gggggggcgggcagcggcgggagcaGAGGAGACGTGTCGGAGCGGAGCGGGAACCGGGGCCTGGGCGACATG GAGCTGGAGGCGATGAGCAGGTACACCAGCCCGGTGAACCCGGCCGTCTTCCCGCACCTCACCGTGGTGCTGCTGGCCATTGGCATGTTCTTCACTGCCTGGTTCTTCGT CTACGAGGTGACTTCTACCAAGTACACTCGGGACATCTACAAGGAGCTGTTGATCTCGCTGGTGGCCTCGCTCTTCATGGGCTTCGGCGtcctcttcctgctgctgtgggtCGGTATCTACGTCTGA